CTTGACAAAAATGGTTCGAGTTATGATTTGAACCTGAACTTTACCAATAAGGAGTTTGTGGGTTTGGTTAGTGTGAAAGTAAAGGTTCTGGAGATGTCAGTTTCCGAAAAAAATCAAGATGTTTTGGAAAGGGGAGGGGAAATAGATTATGATCTGAACATCGAAAAAAAGGAACTGCCTTTGGATATTCCGAATATTTTCACGCCGAACGGGGACGGGGTGAATGATACTTGGAATATTCTGAACTTGTCTTTATACGCAGGGAACACTGTCCGTGTGTTTGACCAGTTTGGTCGCATCGTATATAAAAAAACAGATTATAGCAGAGATGATGAATGGGGTGGGAAAGGGCCGTCTGGCGAGGTGCTTGAAGGCGGATATTTCTATCAAATAGAACTAGTGGGAGGAAAGACTTACAAAGGCAGTTTGACGGTGATAAGGTAGGTGTAGGGAATAGGTGAGCTATAGTGCTTATTACGTTTATTGTACGAGTGTGAAATCTTGTCCTCTCGATACCATTGGTAAGCAGTCTTATTTTACATAAAAAAGATATGTAGGGGGTTCTTGTTTTATTGAATAATTAATAAAAAATCATATTTAATGATTTAAATAAATGATGAAAATAGATTTTTAAGTTGTAAAAATATATATAAATATTGTTTTTGGTTGGTATATAAATATTTTTGCATGAATGAATCTAAAGATTAGTCTTTTACACTTTTTTTAGGAGAAATTTTTTGAGATAGCTAAATATTGAAAATATTAAACATAATCATGTGTTTTTATCTATCCAGTGAGAAAAGCTGTGCTCATAATCTGTCTAAGAACCATTACCATGTGTATCTGCATTGAGGTTTTCCATTTTTCCTTTGCCGAGTAACTCGTGTGCCTGAAAAAGGCAGAAGGTTGTTTCAGTCTTTCTTTTGATTCATAGCTTCCGGGGCGTTCTCCGGAAGGAGGAATGTAAATTAGATTTTTTCACAAATGAACATGTCTGGAAAAGAAAAGACAAAAGCATCCGAAACGGATGAAAGGGACCCGATAGCAATTGTAGGTATCGGCTGTCGGTTCCCTGGAGGGGTACACGGTCCCGATTCTTATTGGGAAGCGCTTAAAAATGGCTTTGACGGTATTACTGATGTGCCTGCGGACCGTTGGAGTACGGAGGAATATTACGATCCTGACACGACGAAATTCGGTAAGATAAAAAGCCGTAAAGGCGGCTTTATCGATACGTATGATCAGTTTGATCCTGAGTTGTTTGGGTTGTTTCCTAAAGAAGCCGAGAGTATGGACCCGCAACAACGCCTGTTGCTGGAATCCACTTTTGAAGCGATGGAAGACTCGGGGACTCGCCTAGAGGAACTGAAGGGAACGAAGACCAGCGTGTTCATGGGAGTTTTCATGAATGACTATTGGGATATCCAAACGGCTCCGATGCACCGCAACCGAATCACGCCGCATATTCCTATGGGTGTCTCGCTAACGTCGATTGCCAACAGGATTTCCTATGTATTCGACCTGAAAGGGGCGAGTGTGAGTTTGGATACCGCTTGTTCGTCGTCTTTGGTTGCCTTGCATTTGGCATGTCGCAGTATTTGGGACGGCGAAGCCGATCAGTCGATGGCCGGCGGTGTGGCGCTGCACTTGAAGCCCGAATCGTGGATGATGCTTTCCAAGGGTGGGTTTTTGAGCCCCGACGGCTACTGCAAATCTTTTGACGAGAGGGCAAACGGCTACGTCCGAAGCGAGGGCGTAGGCGTAATGATGCTCAAGCCACTTTCTAAAGCCAAAGCCGATGGCGACGATATCTACGCTTTGATCGAAGGCTCGGCGGTAAACTCTGACGGCTTTACGGCTGATGGGTATACTGTCCCAAGCGAAATCCAGCAAACAGCGATGTTGAAAGCGGCTTATAAAGACGCCGGTATCAACCCTAAAGAGGTACAGTTTGTAGAGGCGCACGGTACGGGAACCAAGGCTGGTGACCCGAAAGAGACCAGAGCGTTCGCCAATGTTTTCACACCTGAAAGGGAAGAAGGCGAGAATTTGGTGATTGGTTCCGTGAAAAGTAACATGGGCCATACCGAAGCCGCCGCTGGTGTTGCGGGGCTTATCAAGTTGACCTTGTGTATCAAAAACAGGCAGATTCCACAGAACTTGCACTTCCAGAAAGGAAACCCGGCAATTCCTTTTGATGAATGGAAATTGAAAGTGCCGACCGAACTCCAAGAATGGCCGCATCCCGGGCGACGTTTGCTTGGCGGTCTGAACTCTTTTGGCGCAGGCGGAACTAACGCTCACCTAGTGGTTGCGGAATTTGTATCTGAGCAAACAGAGGGGAAGAAAGAGGATAAAAAGCGGGAGATGAGCTTGCTTACTCTCTCTGCCCGTTCGGAAAACGCTTTGAGAGATATGGCCGATGAGTATGTCGCTTATCTTTCAAAGACCCAAGATTCTTTGGGCTTGATCTGTAATAATGCGGGTAAATATCGCTCCACGTTCGAATACCGTTTGGCCGTGGCTGGCCGGACCAAGGAACAAATGATCGAGTCTTTGGAAGCGTATATCGCCGGAGAAGATCGTCCGGGCATGGTGGCGAGTCACCTTCCGGAAGTTAAAAAGCGCAAGATCGGTTTCGTATTCTCGGGTCAGGGCCCGCAGTGGTACGCTATGGCTCGCCAGTTGCTAGAAACTGAGCCGGTGTTCCGTAATGTGGTGCTCGAAATAGAGAAACACTTTACCGAAATCGCTCCTTGGTCGCTTCTTGAGGAGATGATGAAGGACGAGGAGAATTCCTCGATCACAGATACGCGTATCGCTCAACCAGCCATTATGGCCGTTCAGATCGGTCTTATGGAATTGTGGAAGAGCTACGGAATCGAGCCTGAAGGTGTCGTAGGGCACTCTATCGGTGAGATTGCGGCGGCTTACACGTCCGGAGCGCTTAATTTGCGTCAGGCGACTGAGGTGATTTATCACAGAAGCCGTGGCCAGAACAAGGCTAGCGGCGCCGGAAAAATGTTGGCCGTAGGCGTAACGCATAAGGAAGCCTTGGAATTGATCAAAGGCAAGGAACACCAGATCGGTATCGGAGCGATCAACAGCCCGAATATGGTGACTTTGAGTGGCGATACCGGACCTTTGGAGATGCTTGCCACCGAGTTGGAGGAGAAAGACATCTTCGCCCGCTTCTTACGCGTGACCGTTCCGTTCCACAGCCATCATATGGAGCCGTTGAAAGATGATCTTATTTCGTCTTTAGCGCATATGCAGGGCGAAAAAGCCAAGATTGCTCTTTACTCTACAGTAACGGGTAAGCGAGAAAGCGGAGAGCATCTTACCAGCGATTATTGGTACAAAAACGTTCGTATGCCGGTGTATTTCACCGACGGCGTTTCGGCGATGATCGAGGACGGTTTCGACACGTTTATCGAAATCGCCCCGCATCCGGTACTTTCGCAGTCGGTGGTTGACCTTTTGGCCCACCACAAAAAAGATGGCGACGTTATTCCTTCTATCCGAAGAAAAGACGACGACTTCCTCGTGTTTACCGGTTCTGTAGGAAAACTTTTCACCATAGGTGTCGAACCTGATTGGGATTTGGCACATCCGGCCACGGGCAAAGCCGACCTTCCGGGTTATCCGTTCCAGCGTAGCCGTTATTGGATGGAAAGCGACGAGCATATGAGGTTGCGCACCGAAGCCCGCCAGCATCCGAATTTGTTGTTGGGAACGCAGTCGGGAGCCAACGAGGACTGCTTCGTTTGGGATATCGAACTGGACAAAGCTACCGACCCTTATATCGAAGACCACCAAGTCGATGATGTGATCATCTTCCCGGGTGCCGGCCATATCGAGTTGGCTACTGTTGCCGGGCAGCTGTCTTTCGGCGAGGATTTCGGATTCTTGGAAGATATCAATTTCCAGTCGGCGCTCTTCTTGCCGGACGACGGCGAACCGCCGCTCGTGCGTTTGGAAATATCGAATTCGGAAGGCCGTTATTGGCTTTCGACCAAACCTAGAGACGAGAAAGACGCCAAATGGACACGTCATTCAAACGGTAAGATCAACCACTTCGGCGACAAATACGACTTCACTGCGGTTGATTTGGAAGAACTGAAGGAACGTGTACGTTTCCGCCAGCCGATCACGCCGCTTTACAAAGAGCTGAAGCAAGGCGGACTGTTGTACGGCGATACTTTCCGTGCCATCACCGACTTGTGGACTTCGCCGGGCGAAGTGCTTAGCCAAGTGACTTTGCACGATTCTCTTGAGCACGGTATCGAGCGCTACAACCTGCATCCTGCGGTATTGGACGCTTGTCTGCACACGATTTTCGCCGGAAAACCGAGTACGGCAGAGGAAAAACGCGGCATCTACCTTCCGGTCAGCATGGATCGTTATAAGTTCTTTAAGAAACCGGCCTCGAAATCGGTTTGGAACTATGTGAAGCTGAACGAAGTCACTGACAAAATCATCAGCGGAGATCTCCATATTTTTGACGAAGAAGGTGATTTGGTGGCATTGGTAGACAATGTTCGCTGTAAATACATCGAAGGTTCCAGAGGAGAAAGCCAGCACGACGTTTATGTCGGTAGCGCGGAGTATCGCTGGAATCTTTTGGAGGAAAAAGGCGAATCTGCCGAAGCTACTGGCAATGCCGTGATTTTTGCCGATGCCAGAGGCGTAAGCGGCGGAATCGCTACAGCCTTGCAGGCCAAAGGATTGGGTGTCGTTAAGGTGTTCGAAGGAAATGAATTCGAGCGTGTTGACGATACAACCTACCGAGTGAACCCTACGGATCAGGAGCAAATCGCCCGTGTTCTGTCTGAAGTTGGAACCGTGGACCGCGTTGTGTACCTGTGGGGAATGCACGAGGAATTCGCCGAGGAAAATACCAACCAGGAATTGATCGACAACCAGGCTCGTTTGGCAAGGCGTACGTTCAACACGCTTTGCGCTATCGCCGACGCCGGTTTGAATCCTGAGACCTGGATGGTGACTTCGGGTTATGACTTGGTTACCGCGGAAGACGATACTGTAGCTATGGGACAAGCTGTTTTGGCGGGAACCACACGCGTTACCATCAACGAATATCCGCATATTCCGATGCGTTTCGTAGACTTCAGCGCTGAGATCACCGACACTGAAATCGCCACTTTCTCGGATGTCGTATTGTTGAAAAACGAAAAGCCGGCCAACACCGAGTGGGCTTTGCGTGGCGATGACGTTTATGTGAGAAGATTCGAGCACGTTGATCCCGAGGAAGCCGAAACGGAATTCGGTAAAACGAAGATGGAAGCTTCTGGCTCGGCCTATCGTGCGGAAGTCTTGACAAGCGGAGATATGGATTCTCTGGTTTACCGTGCTTTCCACGCCGACCAACTTGCTTCGGGCGATGTTCGTATTGAAGTGAAAGCTTCGGGATTGTCAGAGAGAGACGTTCAGACAGCGGTTGGCCTTCTTGAGGAAGAAGCCGTAGAGGGCGGACTGTCCCAACAGACTTTGGGTGTGCAGTGCGCTGGCGTGGTGACTGCCGTAAGCGAAAACGTAACGGGAATCAAAGTAGGCGATTCGGTAATGGCTTGGACTGCCAACGGCCTGGCCGGAACCGTGACAACTCCGTCGTCTTGTGTGGCGCCAAAACCGGAAAGTTTGGATTGGCAAACCGCGGCGACCGTTCCGGTAGCTTACCTGACCGCTTATTATGCGCTCAACCGACTCGCCCAAATTGACGAGGACGACCGCGTATTGATCCACAATGCCACAGGCGGAACCGGGTTGGCGTCTGTTCGCTTGGCGCAATCGGCGGGAGCGGAAGTATACGCTACCGCGGCGACCGAATCGGGAAGGGATTTTCTGCGTCAGCAAGGCGTTGAGAATGTTTTCGATTCTTCCGAATTGTCATTCTACGACGCCGTAATGGAAGCCACCGAAGGCCAAGGTGTCGATGTTGTGCTGAACACATTGTCGGGAAAGGCTTTGAGACAAAGCTTGAAATGCCTCCGCGCGTTCGGCCGTTTCGTAGAGCTTGGCAAAACCGACATTTACAACGACGCTAGCCTCGACCTTAAGCGCTTTGGCGATAACCTGTCTTACCATGCGGTGGATATGGACCGGATTATGGCTGGCAAGCCGAAATTGGGCGCCCGTATGTTTGCGGAAGTAACCGCTCTGCTTGATTCCGGAAAAATTAAGGCAGACGCTCCAAAAGTATTCGAAGCTACCGCAATGGTGGCCGCTTTGAAAACTCAGGCCGAAGCCGATAATATAGGCGATGTGGCCGTCGTGATGGAAAGCGGTGTTGAGGTTGACGTGTTGCCGGCCCAAAAACTTACGCTCCATAAAGACGGAACATATGTCGTGACCGGTGGCGCTAGCGGAACCGGACTTGAGTTGGCCAAATGGCTCACCGAAGAAGGCGCTGGCCACTTGGTGTTGATGAGCCGTAGCGGAACAAAATCTGATTACGACCGCGAGGTGATCGCGAAGATGGAAGAGGCCGGCGTAAAAGTCGATCTTCCGAAAGGCGATATTACCGACTACGAAGCCGTAAAATCCGTATTCGACGGATTGGAAGCGAAAGGTTGGCCAGCGGTAAGAGGCATTATTCACTCAGCCGGACTTTTGGCTGACGCCACTCTCCCGAGAATGGACGACGAGCGATTCAAGAGCGTTTATAACCCGAAAGTGATCGGAGCTTGGAACTTGCATAAAGCTTCGGCGGGCCACCCGTTGGATTTCTGCCTTTTCCTTTCTTCTGTTTCTTCGATTTTCGGATTGCCGGGACAGGTGAACTATTCTTCGGCCAACAACTTCCTGGATAGGTTGGCAATGCATCGTCAGACTCAGGGCTTGGCCGGTAGCTCGGTGAACCTTGGCGTGATGGGCAATTTTGCCGGTATGTCGCGTGAGGGCGGTAACGTAATGAACGTTTTGGGTAACCAAGGCTGGTTGCCGATGACATTCAAATCGGTGAAAACCAAGATTGAGAAGCTGTTGCTCCAGCGTCGTTCGGCCCGTATGGCGGCGGATATTGACTGGAAGCGTTTCCGTGAGTTCTTTATCCACCTGACTTCCGATGCCAGATTCGCTCATTTGCTGACCGATGAAGCCCTGAATGTAAGCGGTTCGGGAAGTGCGGGCGGAACCCTGAAAGACCAGGTGATGGAACTGGAAGGAGAAGCCAGAGAAGCTTTGCTGACCGAGAAATTGACCGAAGCTTTGGCCAAAATCTTGGGGACATCGCCGGATAAGGTTGATCCGGGAATGTCGATTTCGAAAATCGGCCTCGATTCCCTGATGCAGACGCAGTTGCGTAACTGGGTTCATCAGAAAGTGGAAGTGAATTATCCGCTGATGAAAATCGCCAAGGGCCCAAGTCTGGCGGAGCTTGCCGGTAATTTGCTCGAAGAGCTGTCGGCGGTGACCGAAGAAGGAGCCGGCGAAGGCCCTGACGGACGTCCGTTGGTGGTTGGTACATCAAATGACGTGATGGGACTCACCGACGCTGAGGACGCCGAAGTGTTGGCCAACAAGTATTTGGTCCGAATCAGATCGGCGAAAACGGAAACGGCCAGATTGCGCGTGTTCTGCTGTCACCCGGTAGGTGCCGGCGCCTCAATGTTCAGCCACTTTATGTACAACGCTCCGGACGACGTGGATATTTACGCCTTCCAGATGCCGGGCCGTGAAAACCGTTTGGACGAGGCTTCGCATTCGGATATCCGCCTGTTGGTAGACGAAATGGGCGAGGCTATTCAGCCTTACCTTGACCGTCCGTTCGCCTTGTGGGGGCACAGCTTCGGCGGAATCGTGATGTTCGAATTGGCGCATCACTTGCGTGAGCAATTCGGCAAAAACGTATCGCACTTCTTCGCGTCGGCTACCATCGCTCCGCAGTTGACGACAACTTGGAGAAACAGCGACATCATCAGCGAAACCGCCCTGAGGGAAACCTCCGAGCAACGCCTGCTGAGCCTGATGTCGTACATCGACGACGAAGACTTCGTGTTGCAGATTCTTCCGATTATGAGAAACGATATGCCGTTGATTATGAACTATCCGTATGCGGACCGCGCTCCGTTGGATTGCTCGATTACGGTATTCTCAGCCTTTGAGGACGATGTGGTAACGGCCAAGGAAATGGAGCAATGGGAAATCCAGACAACGGCCAACTTCCGTCAGGAAATCGTACACGGCGACCACTGGTTCTTGAGCAGAAACAGAGACTTCGTTCTTGAAGTCCTTTCCCGAGACCTTTCCGAAGTGATGGATGTAATGGAGCAGAATTGAGCTGTCAGTCAGAGAAAAAGTTAGCATGCTAATTCAGAAAGCCACCTTGAATTTCAAGGTGGCTTTTTATCAATAAGGTTGGCAAGATTTATTGGCAACACTACTTGTAGTTGCCAATGTTAGATATTGCTCAGTTTGAGAAAATGATCTGATTTATAGATGGCTAGGTAGAAGTGGAGACAATAAGATGCGGTAGATCTGAATTGTCAATTATAAAAAAGCGAACGTGATGAAAAAGAATATGGTTATCAGAGTGAGGTTTTTCGTTACGTGTTTCTGAATATTTAAATCACGTACAAAACCGTCATGAAATCGTAAGATGAAGTTTCATTTGAATTGCTAATACTATTGTTTGCTAGCCATAACGTAATTAGGCCCTGACAGGTACGTAAAGTACATGTTTAGGTGATAAAAACAGGGTGTTTCGGTTGAGGCGGTAATAGCCAATCGTGTTTTCGGTTTTAAAGGTGTATTGATACAAGGCTCGTTCGTGAAGTGGTAAAATAATTTACACATTGGGATTTACATGTACTAAATGAGTAATGTTTGCATTGTTTGAGAATTATATTAATTATTATTTAATATAAATAATATTTATAGTCATATATAATACTGTTATTAATCCTTTTGGTTTCGATAATCTCATGTAACAAAAATACAAAAACCATCATCTAATAAATCAACTAACATATCAAAAAGTATTGTTTTTATATAATAGATGAATATTTTTGCGTATGTAGATCGATAAAAGAGACTGTAGTATGATTTTTAGAGGTCATTTATGGTGTTAACCCGAAATATAAAATCAAAATAAGCGTATTCATTCCCGAATGTTGGGAAAATCATGCTTATCGTTGGACAGTTTCCAGATTCTGGAACTGATGCGATTGGTTTTGTTTTTTAATCATCATCATAAATTCTCACGCTTAAACTCGGCCTGTCGCACGTCGTAATTTCTGATATGGCGGAAGGTTGTTTCAGTTTCTTTTTCGGTTTATTGATCCCGGGGCGTTTGCCGGGATAGAAAATGTAATTTGGATTTTTTTTACAAATGAACATGTCTGAAGAAAAGAAAAAAAC
This Fulvitalea axinellae DNA region includes the following protein-coding sequences:
- a CDS encoding SDR family NAD(P)-dependent oxidoreductase, producing the protein MSGKEKTKASETDERDPIAIVGIGCRFPGGVHGPDSYWEALKNGFDGITDVPADRWSTEEYYDPDTTKFGKIKSRKGGFIDTYDQFDPELFGLFPKEAESMDPQQRLLLESTFEAMEDSGTRLEELKGTKTSVFMGVFMNDYWDIQTAPMHRNRITPHIPMGVSLTSIANRISYVFDLKGASVSLDTACSSSLVALHLACRSIWDGEADQSMAGGVALHLKPESWMMLSKGGFLSPDGYCKSFDERANGYVRSEGVGVMMLKPLSKAKADGDDIYALIEGSAVNSDGFTADGYTVPSEIQQTAMLKAAYKDAGINPKEVQFVEAHGTGTKAGDPKETRAFANVFTPEREEGENLVIGSVKSNMGHTEAAAGVAGLIKLTLCIKNRQIPQNLHFQKGNPAIPFDEWKLKVPTELQEWPHPGRRLLGGLNSFGAGGTNAHLVVAEFVSEQTEGKKEDKKREMSLLTLSARSENALRDMADEYVAYLSKTQDSLGLICNNAGKYRSTFEYRLAVAGRTKEQMIESLEAYIAGEDRPGMVASHLPEVKKRKIGFVFSGQGPQWYAMARQLLETEPVFRNVVLEIEKHFTEIAPWSLLEEMMKDEENSSITDTRIAQPAIMAVQIGLMELWKSYGIEPEGVVGHSIGEIAAAYTSGALNLRQATEVIYHRSRGQNKASGAGKMLAVGVTHKEALELIKGKEHQIGIGAINSPNMVTLSGDTGPLEMLATELEEKDIFARFLRVTVPFHSHHMEPLKDDLISSLAHMQGEKAKIALYSTVTGKRESGEHLTSDYWYKNVRMPVYFTDGVSAMIEDGFDTFIEIAPHPVLSQSVVDLLAHHKKDGDVIPSIRRKDDDFLVFTGSVGKLFTIGVEPDWDLAHPATGKADLPGYPFQRSRYWMESDEHMRLRTEARQHPNLLLGTQSGANEDCFVWDIELDKATDPYIEDHQVDDVIIFPGAGHIELATVAGQLSFGEDFGFLEDINFQSALFLPDDGEPPLVRLEISNSEGRYWLSTKPRDEKDAKWTRHSNGKINHFGDKYDFTAVDLEELKERVRFRQPITPLYKELKQGGLLYGDTFRAITDLWTSPGEVLSQVTLHDSLEHGIERYNLHPAVLDACLHTIFAGKPSTAEEKRGIYLPVSMDRYKFFKKPASKSVWNYVKLNEVTDKIISGDLHIFDEEGDLVALVDNVRCKYIEGSRGESQHDVYVGSAEYRWNLLEEKGESAEATGNAVIFADARGVSGGIATALQAKGLGVVKVFEGNEFERVDDTTYRVNPTDQEQIARVLSEVGTVDRVVYLWGMHEEFAEENTNQELIDNQARLARRTFNTLCAIADAGLNPETWMVTSGYDLVTAEDDTVAMGQAVLAGTTRVTINEYPHIPMRFVDFSAEITDTEIATFSDVVLLKNEKPANTEWALRGDDVYVRRFEHVDPEEAETEFGKTKMEASGSAYRAEVLTSGDMDSLVYRAFHADQLASGDVRIEVKASGLSERDVQTAVGLLEEEAVEGGLSQQTLGVQCAGVVTAVSENVTGIKVGDSVMAWTANGLAGTVTTPSSCVAPKPESLDWQTAATVPVAYLTAYYALNRLAQIDEDDRVLIHNATGGTGLASVRLAQSAGAEVYATAATESGRDFLRQQGVENVFDSSELSFYDAVMEATEGQGVDVVLNTLSGKALRQSLKCLRAFGRFVELGKTDIYNDASLDLKRFGDNLSYHAVDMDRIMAGKPKLGARMFAEVTALLDSGKIKADAPKVFEATAMVAALKTQAEADNIGDVAVVMESGVEVDVLPAQKLTLHKDGTYVVTGGASGTGLELAKWLTEEGAGHLVLMSRSGTKSDYDREVIAKMEEAGVKVDLPKGDITDYEAVKSVFDGLEAKGWPAVRGIIHSAGLLADATLPRMDDERFKSVYNPKVIGAWNLHKASAGHPLDFCLFLSSVSSIFGLPGQVNYSSANNFLDRLAMHRQTQGLAGSSVNLGVMGNFAGMSREGGNVMNVLGNQGWLPMTFKSVKTKIEKLLLQRRSARMAADIDWKRFREFFIHLTSDARFAHLLTDEALNVSGSGSAGGTLKDQVMELEGEAREALLTEKLTEALAKILGTSPDKVDPGMSISKIGLDSLMQTQLRNWVHQKVEVNYPLMKIAKGPSLAELAGNLLEELSAVTEEGAGEGPDGRPLVVGTSNDVMGLTDAEDAEVLANKYLVRIRSAKTETARLRVFCCHPVGAGASMFSHFMYNAPDDVDIYAFQMPGRENRLDEASHSDIRLLVDEMGEAIQPYLDRPFALWGHSFGGIVMFELAHHLREQFGKNVSHFFASATIAPQLTTTWRNSDIISETALRETSEQRLLSLMSYIDDEDFVLQILPIMRNDMPLIMNYPYADRAPLDCSITVFSAFEDDVVTAKEMEQWEIQTTANFRQEIVHGDHWFLSRNRDFVLEVLSRDLSEVMDVMEQN